The Anabas testudineus chromosome 14, fAnaTes1.2, whole genome shotgun sequence genome includes a region encoding these proteins:
- the clip2 gene encoding CAP-Gly domain-containing linker protein 2 isoform X3 codes for MNMLKSSGLKIPGRGPKHSSPVGRTSAGGTSSPVVPKDSTSLKPTTPTTKISEEGDDVLGDYTVGEQVWVNGVKPGVIAYLGETQFAPGQWAGVILNDLVGKNDGSVGGVRYFECQPLQGIFTRPSKLARQPVGEGSDSHSTDSLSAQNQAQQGSSGAPPGQRVVVPLREGLLNSAVKTGNESGSNMSDSGSVKKGGEKDLRVGDRVLVGGSKMGVIRYMGETDFAKGEWCGVELDEPLGKNDGAVAGTRYFQCLPKFGLFAPIHKVIRIGFPSTSPAKAKKSKRVAMGVSSLAHSPSSSSISSVSSVASSVGGRPSRAGLLTETSSRYARKISGTTALQEALKEKQQHIEQLLAERDLERAEMAKATSHICEVEKELSVLKAQHVQYVTENESTLQQVKAMLASTQKDKLELANQLEEEKRKVEDLQFRVEEESITKGDLETQTKLEHAHIRQLEQSLLLEKSRAEALQKELERRQTTVEEQSRIMQLEEELVLRRAEIVNLQAQVRGSDSSLQQPNDSNTAPGSDTQPETLLLHEQLMSVGQEHYKASSELKEMYEATLAARQQEVDSLKAVVDRQNQEISEVKQKVQQATKENMEMMDTWKTKFDTLVSDHQRSLEELKASLSSDHATSGGQEQDAQELKTTLDSLKMEHQLEVENLKAKHKIEAAILTKEREDLCARLQEAKSQLAEGNQTVRAEVEDKSSKQALENVTDKLQKAEQRLAEMEKLQMEQDKSTEELRERLELSEKKMTDYQALQKAQAESQEEVRKLEEKLRVTANQLQAIQADRYSSHDANVIEDNELSDEKMKLKQNIEETTEKLLKREKEVSALTSQVEVLKSQIGALEGKVCSVEKKSEVLAKEKMRVEAELESMTRKSHDASGQLVSISQELLKKERSLNELRVLLLESRRHSRDMEKDLNQEVHKAEWKVKEQKLQDDIKTLREKLLLLGRERASPDHRRYSMMDPSALDSEVNRLRQRLLGTEDALRNALEHNREVDQLVQAMRRHPDKSPVHGANSANGIHHQESDSTKDKQH; via the exons ATGAATATGCTCAAGTCCAGTGGACTGAAGATCCCTGGCCGCGGGCCCAAGCATTCCAGCCCGGTGGGAAGAACCTCGGCGGGTGGAACATCCAGCCCCGTTGTCCCTAAAGACA GCACTTCACTGAAGCCCACCACACCAACTACTAAAATCTCTGAAGAGGGTGATGATGTTTTGGGGGACTACACAGTGGGTGAACAGGTCTGGGTTAACGGCGTCAAACCAGGAGTTATTGCCTACCTAGGGGAGACCCAGTTTGCACCAGGACAGTGGGCAGGCGTCATACTGAATGACCTAGTTGGCAAAAATGATGGTTCAGTGGGTGGCGTGCGCTACTTTGAGTGCCAGCCCCTCCAGGGCATCTTCACGCGACCCTCAAAGCTCGCCCGACAGCCGGTTGGAGAGGGAAGTGACAGCCACTCTACTGACTCACTCTCTGCCCAGAATCAGGCTCAGCAGGGCAGCAGTGGCGCCCCTCCTGGCCAGCGAGTGGTGGTCCCACTCAGAGAGGGCCTGCTTAACAGCGCTGTGAAAACAGGCAACGAGTCAGGGTCCAACATGTCTGACAGTGGTTCAGTAAAGAAAGGCGGAGAGAAGGATCTTCGTGTTGGCGATCGCGTTTTG GTTGGAGGCTCGAAGATGGGAGTCATACGCTACATGGGGGAGACCGACTTTGCTAAGGGTGAATGGTGTGGAGTAGAGCTGGATGAGCCTCTGGGAAAGAATGATGGCGCAGTAGCTGGtacaag ATACTTTCAGTGTCTTCCCAAGTTTGGCTTGTTTGCTCCGATCCACAAGGTGATCCGCATCGGTTTCCCTTCCACCAGCCCAGCCAAGGCTAAGAAGAGCAAGCGGGTGGCCATGGGGGTTTCTTCTCTGGCCCACAGCCccagcagctcctccatcaGTTCAGTCAGCTCGGTGGCCTCCTCTGTGGGTGGACGACCGAGCCGAGCTGGACTG TTGACAGAGACTTCATCACGATACGCCCGGAAGATCTCTGGCACGACCGCGCTGCAGGAAGCCctgaaggagaaacagcagcacattgaGCAGCTGCTGGCTGAGAGGGACTTGGAACGAGCAGAGATGGCCAAGGCCACCAGCCATATAtgtgaggtggagaaggagctgAGTGTCCTCAAGGCTCAGCACGTGCAG TATGTAACAGAGAATGAGAGTACCCTTCAACAAGTCAAAGCGATGTTGGCCAGCACACAGAAAGATAAACTGGAACTGGCCAATCAGcttgaagaagagaaaag GAAAGTGGAGGATCTCCAGTTCAGAGTAGAAGAGGAATCCATCACCAAAGGGGATCTGGAG ACACAGACGAAATTGGAACATGCCCATATTCGTCAGCTTGAACAGAGTCTGCTCCTCGAAAAGTCGAGAGCAGAGGCACTTCAGAAAGAATTAGAGAGGAGG CAAACTACAGTTGAAGAGCAGAGTCGTATCATGCAGCTGGAAGAGGAGCTTGTGCTCAGGAGAGCTGAGATTGTGAACCTTCAGGCTCAAGTCCGAGGGTCTGATTCAAGCTTGCAGCAGCCTAATGACAGTAACACTGCCCCTGGGTCTGACACCCAGCCAGAGACTTTACTTCTGCATGAGCAGCTGATGTCGGTGGGTCAGGAGCATTACAAGGCGAGCAGTGAACTTAAAGAGATGTATGAGGCAACTTTAGCAGCAAGACAGCAGGAGGTAGACTCGCTGAAGGCAGTGGTGGATAGACAAAACCAGGAGATCAGTGAGGTGAAGCAGAAAGTCCAACAGGCCACCAAGGAAAACATGGAAATGATGGACACCTGGAAG ACTAAATTTGACACTTTAGTAAGCGACCACCAGAGATCTCTAGAGGAGTTAAAGGCCTCACTGAGTAGTGACCATGCTACTTCAGGAGGCCAGGAGCAGGATGCCCAGGAGTTGAAAACCACGCTGGATAGCCTGAAGATGGAGCACCAGCTGGAGGTGGAGAATCTTAAGGCCAAGCATAAGATTGAAGCTGCAATTCTGACCAAGGAACGTGAAGACCTCTGTGCTCGCCTCCAGGAGGCCAAAAGCCAGCTGGCCGAGGGCAACCAGACAGTGAGGGCCGAAGTGGAGGACAAAAGCAGCAAGCAGGCCCTGGAGAATGTGACTGATAAGCTACAGAAGGCAGAGCAGAGACTGGCTGAGATGGAGAAGCTTCAGATGGAGCAGGACAAGAGCACAgaggagctgagagagagactggagcTGTCAGAGAAGAAGATGACAGACTACCAGGCTCTACAGAAAGCACAGGCAGAGAGCCAAGAGGAGGTCCGGAAACTGGAGGAGAAGCTGAGGGTGACGGCGAACCAGCTTCAGGCCATCCAGGCCGATCGCTATTCATCCCATGATGCAAAT GTAATAGAAGATAATGAACTTTCAGATGAGAAGATGAAGCTAAAACAGAATATTGAAG AAACAACGGAGAAGTTGttgaaaagggagaaagaggtCTCTGCTCTCACGTCCCAAGTTGAAGTCCTCAAATCGCAGATCGGAG cactggAGGGCAAAGTTTGCTCAGTGGAAAAGAAATCTGAAGTCCTGGCCAAAGAGAAGATGCGTgtggaggcagagctggagtcCATGACCAGGAAGTCTCACGATGCCTCCGGGCAGCTGGTCAGCATCAGccaggagctgctgaagaaAGAGAG GAGTTTAAACGAACTGAGGGTGTTACTCCTGGAATCACGGCGCCATTCACGGGACATGGAGAAAGACCTGAACCAAGAAGTGCACAAGGCTGAGTGGAAGGTCAAGGAGCAGAAACTCCAGGATGACATCAAAACCCTGCGAGAAAAGTTGCTCCTGCTG GGCCGAGAACGAGCTTCACCTGACCACCGGCGCTACTCCATGATGGACCCCTCAGCTCTCGACTCTGAGGTTAACCGCCTGCGCCAGCGGCTGCTCGGCACTGAGGATGCCCTGAGGAACGCCTTGGAACACAACAGGGAAGTCGACCAGCTGGTCCAGGCTATGCGCAGGCATCCAGATAAAAGCCCG
- the clip2 gene encoding CAP-Gly domain-containing linker protein 2 isoform X1: MNMLKSSGLKIPGRGPKHSSPVGRTSAGGTSSPVVPKDSTSLKPTTPTTKISEEGDDVLGDYTVGEQVWVNGVKPGVIAYLGETQFAPGQWAGVILNDLVGKNDGSVGGVRYFECQPLQGIFTRPSKLARQPVGEGSDSHSTDSLSAQNQAQQGSSGAPPGQRVVVPLREGLLNSAVKTGNESGSNMSDSGSVKKGGEKDLRVGDRVLVGGSKMGVIRYMGETDFAKGEWCGVELDEPLGKNDGAVAGTRYFQCLPKFGLFAPIHKVIRIGFPSTSPAKAKKSKRVAMGVSSLAHSPSSSSISSVSSVASSVGGRPSRAGLLTETSSRYARKISGTTALQEALKEKQQHIEQLLAERDLERAEMAKATSHICEVEKELSVLKAQHVQYVTENESTLQQVKAMLASTQKDKLELANQLEEEKRKVEDLQFRVEEESITKGDLEGRCTHDAVSLRLGKRTKQTTVEEQSRIMQLEEELVLRRAEIVNLQAQVRGSDSSLQQPNDSNTAPGSDTQPETLLLHEQLMSVGQEHYKASSELKEMYEATLAARQQEVDSLKAVVDRQNQEISEVKQKVQQATKENMEMMDTWKTKFDTLVSDHQRSLEELKASLSSDHATSGGQEQDAQELKTTLDSLKMEHQLEVENLKAKHKIEAAILTKEREDLCARLQEAKSQLAEGNQTVRAEVEDKSSKQALENVTDKLQKAEQRLAEMEKLQMEQDKSTEELRERLELSEKKMTDYQALQKAQAESQEEVRKLEEKLRVTANQLQAIQADRYSSHDANVIEDNELSDEKMKLKQNIEETTEKLLKREKEVSALTSQVEVLKSQIGALEGKVCSVEKKSEVLAKEKMRVEAELESMTRKSHDASGQLVSISQELLKKERSLNELRVLLLESRRHSRDMEKDLNQEVHKAEWKVKEQKLQDDIKTLREKLLLLGRERASPDHRRYSMMDPSALDSEVNRLRQRLLGTEDALRNALEHNREVDQLVQAMRRHPDKSPVHGANSANGIHHQESDSTKDKQH; the protein is encoded by the exons ATGAATATGCTCAAGTCCAGTGGACTGAAGATCCCTGGCCGCGGGCCCAAGCATTCCAGCCCGGTGGGAAGAACCTCGGCGGGTGGAACATCCAGCCCCGTTGTCCCTAAAGACA GCACTTCACTGAAGCCCACCACACCAACTACTAAAATCTCTGAAGAGGGTGATGATGTTTTGGGGGACTACACAGTGGGTGAACAGGTCTGGGTTAACGGCGTCAAACCAGGAGTTATTGCCTACCTAGGGGAGACCCAGTTTGCACCAGGACAGTGGGCAGGCGTCATACTGAATGACCTAGTTGGCAAAAATGATGGTTCAGTGGGTGGCGTGCGCTACTTTGAGTGCCAGCCCCTCCAGGGCATCTTCACGCGACCCTCAAAGCTCGCCCGACAGCCGGTTGGAGAGGGAAGTGACAGCCACTCTACTGACTCACTCTCTGCCCAGAATCAGGCTCAGCAGGGCAGCAGTGGCGCCCCTCCTGGCCAGCGAGTGGTGGTCCCACTCAGAGAGGGCCTGCTTAACAGCGCTGTGAAAACAGGCAACGAGTCAGGGTCCAACATGTCTGACAGTGGTTCAGTAAAGAAAGGCGGAGAGAAGGATCTTCGTGTTGGCGATCGCGTTTTG GTTGGAGGCTCGAAGATGGGAGTCATACGCTACATGGGGGAGACCGACTTTGCTAAGGGTGAATGGTGTGGAGTAGAGCTGGATGAGCCTCTGGGAAAGAATGATGGCGCAGTAGCTGGtacaag ATACTTTCAGTGTCTTCCCAAGTTTGGCTTGTTTGCTCCGATCCACAAGGTGATCCGCATCGGTTTCCCTTCCACCAGCCCAGCCAAGGCTAAGAAGAGCAAGCGGGTGGCCATGGGGGTTTCTTCTCTGGCCCACAGCCccagcagctcctccatcaGTTCAGTCAGCTCGGTGGCCTCCTCTGTGGGTGGACGACCGAGCCGAGCTGGACTG TTGACAGAGACTTCATCACGATACGCCCGGAAGATCTCTGGCACGACCGCGCTGCAGGAAGCCctgaaggagaaacagcagcacattgaGCAGCTGCTGGCTGAGAGGGACTTGGAACGAGCAGAGATGGCCAAGGCCACCAGCCATATAtgtgaggtggagaaggagctgAGTGTCCTCAAGGCTCAGCACGTGCAG TATGTAACAGAGAATGAGAGTACCCTTCAACAAGTCAAAGCGATGTTGGCCAGCACACAGAAAGATAAACTGGAACTGGCCAATCAGcttgaagaagagaaaag GAAAGTGGAGGATCTCCAGTTCAGAGTAGAAGAGGAATCCATCACCAAAGGGGATCTGGAG GGAAGATGCACTCATGATGCAGTATCCTTGAGGTTGGGTAAGAGAACCAAG CAAACTACAGTTGAAGAGCAGAGTCGTATCATGCAGCTGGAAGAGGAGCTTGTGCTCAGGAGAGCTGAGATTGTGAACCTTCAGGCTCAAGTCCGAGGGTCTGATTCAAGCTTGCAGCAGCCTAATGACAGTAACACTGCCCCTGGGTCTGACACCCAGCCAGAGACTTTACTTCTGCATGAGCAGCTGATGTCGGTGGGTCAGGAGCATTACAAGGCGAGCAGTGAACTTAAAGAGATGTATGAGGCAACTTTAGCAGCAAGACAGCAGGAGGTAGACTCGCTGAAGGCAGTGGTGGATAGACAAAACCAGGAGATCAGTGAGGTGAAGCAGAAAGTCCAACAGGCCACCAAGGAAAACATGGAAATGATGGACACCTGGAAG ACTAAATTTGACACTTTAGTAAGCGACCACCAGAGATCTCTAGAGGAGTTAAAGGCCTCACTGAGTAGTGACCATGCTACTTCAGGAGGCCAGGAGCAGGATGCCCAGGAGTTGAAAACCACGCTGGATAGCCTGAAGATGGAGCACCAGCTGGAGGTGGAGAATCTTAAGGCCAAGCATAAGATTGAAGCTGCAATTCTGACCAAGGAACGTGAAGACCTCTGTGCTCGCCTCCAGGAGGCCAAAAGCCAGCTGGCCGAGGGCAACCAGACAGTGAGGGCCGAAGTGGAGGACAAAAGCAGCAAGCAGGCCCTGGAGAATGTGACTGATAAGCTACAGAAGGCAGAGCAGAGACTGGCTGAGATGGAGAAGCTTCAGATGGAGCAGGACAAGAGCACAgaggagctgagagagagactggagcTGTCAGAGAAGAAGATGACAGACTACCAGGCTCTACAGAAAGCACAGGCAGAGAGCCAAGAGGAGGTCCGGAAACTGGAGGAGAAGCTGAGGGTGACGGCGAACCAGCTTCAGGCCATCCAGGCCGATCGCTATTCATCCCATGATGCAAAT GTAATAGAAGATAATGAACTTTCAGATGAGAAGATGAAGCTAAAACAGAATATTGAAG AAACAACGGAGAAGTTGttgaaaagggagaaagaggtCTCTGCTCTCACGTCCCAAGTTGAAGTCCTCAAATCGCAGATCGGAG cactggAGGGCAAAGTTTGCTCAGTGGAAAAGAAATCTGAAGTCCTGGCCAAAGAGAAGATGCGTgtggaggcagagctggagtcCATGACCAGGAAGTCTCACGATGCCTCCGGGCAGCTGGTCAGCATCAGccaggagctgctgaagaaAGAGAG GAGTTTAAACGAACTGAGGGTGTTACTCCTGGAATCACGGCGCCATTCACGGGACATGGAGAAAGACCTGAACCAAGAAGTGCACAAGGCTGAGTGGAAGGTCAAGGAGCAGAAACTCCAGGATGACATCAAAACCCTGCGAGAAAAGTTGCTCCTGCTG GGCCGAGAACGAGCTTCACCTGACCACCGGCGCTACTCCATGATGGACCCCTCAGCTCTCGACTCTGAGGTTAACCGCCTGCGCCAGCGGCTGCTCGGCACTGAGGATGCCCTGAGGAACGCCTTGGAACACAACAGGGAAGTCGACCAGCTGGTCCAGGCTATGCGCAGGCATCCAGATAAAAGCCCG
- the clip2 gene encoding CAP-Gly domain-containing linker protein 2 isoform X2: MNMLKSSGLKIPGRGPKHSSPVGRTSAGGTSSPVVPKDSTSLKPTTPTTKISEEGDDVLGDYTVGEQVWVNGVKPGVIAYLGETQFAPGQWAGVILNDLVGKNDGSVGGVRYFECQPLQGIFTRPSKLARQPVGEGSDSHSTDSLSAQNQAQQGSSGAPPGQRVVVPLREGLLNSAVKTGNESGSNMSDSGSVKKGGEKDLRVGDRVLVGGSKMGVIRYMGETDFAKGEWCGVELDEPLGKNDGAVAGTRYFQCLPKFGLFAPIHKVIRIGFPSTSPAKAKKSKRVAMGVSSLAHSPSSSSISSVSSVASSVGGRPSRAGLLTETSSRYARKISGTTALQEALKEKQQHIEQLLAERDLERAEMAKATSHICEVEKELSVLKAQHVQYVTENESTLQQVKAMLASTQKDKLELANQLEEEKRKVEDLQFRVEEESITKGDLEQTTVEEQSRIMQLEEELVLRRAEIVNLQAQVRGSDSSLQQPNDSNTAPGSDTQPETLLLHEQLMSVGQEHYKASSELKEMYEATLAARQQEVDSLKAVVDRQNQEISEVKQKVQQATKENMEMMDTWKTKFDTLVSDHQRSLEELKASLSSDHATSGGQEQDAQELKTTLDSLKMEHQLEVENLKAKHKIEAAILTKEREDLCARLQEAKSQLAEGNQTVRAEVEDKSSKQALENVTDKLQKAEQRLAEMEKLQMEQDKSTEELRERLELSEKKMTDYQALQKAQAESQEEVRKLEEKLRVTANQLQAIQADRYSSHDANVIEDNELSDEKMKLKQNIEETTEKLLKREKEVSALTSQVEVLKSQIGALEGKVCSVEKKSEVLAKEKMRVEAELESMTRKSHDASGQLVSISQELLKKERSLNELRVLLLESRRHSRDMEKDLNQEVHKAEWKVKEQKLQDDIKTLREKLLLLGRERASPDHRRYSMMDPSALDSEVNRLRQRLLGTEDALRNALEHNREVDQLVQAMRRHPDKSPVHGANSANGIHHQESDSTKDKQH, from the exons ATGAATATGCTCAAGTCCAGTGGACTGAAGATCCCTGGCCGCGGGCCCAAGCATTCCAGCCCGGTGGGAAGAACCTCGGCGGGTGGAACATCCAGCCCCGTTGTCCCTAAAGACA GCACTTCACTGAAGCCCACCACACCAACTACTAAAATCTCTGAAGAGGGTGATGATGTTTTGGGGGACTACACAGTGGGTGAACAGGTCTGGGTTAACGGCGTCAAACCAGGAGTTATTGCCTACCTAGGGGAGACCCAGTTTGCACCAGGACAGTGGGCAGGCGTCATACTGAATGACCTAGTTGGCAAAAATGATGGTTCAGTGGGTGGCGTGCGCTACTTTGAGTGCCAGCCCCTCCAGGGCATCTTCACGCGACCCTCAAAGCTCGCCCGACAGCCGGTTGGAGAGGGAAGTGACAGCCACTCTACTGACTCACTCTCTGCCCAGAATCAGGCTCAGCAGGGCAGCAGTGGCGCCCCTCCTGGCCAGCGAGTGGTGGTCCCACTCAGAGAGGGCCTGCTTAACAGCGCTGTGAAAACAGGCAACGAGTCAGGGTCCAACATGTCTGACAGTGGTTCAGTAAAGAAAGGCGGAGAGAAGGATCTTCGTGTTGGCGATCGCGTTTTG GTTGGAGGCTCGAAGATGGGAGTCATACGCTACATGGGGGAGACCGACTTTGCTAAGGGTGAATGGTGTGGAGTAGAGCTGGATGAGCCTCTGGGAAAGAATGATGGCGCAGTAGCTGGtacaag ATACTTTCAGTGTCTTCCCAAGTTTGGCTTGTTTGCTCCGATCCACAAGGTGATCCGCATCGGTTTCCCTTCCACCAGCCCAGCCAAGGCTAAGAAGAGCAAGCGGGTGGCCATGGGGGTTTCTTCTCTGGCCCACAGCCccagcagctcctccatcaGTTCAGTCAGCTCGGTGGCCTCCTCTGTGGGTGGACGACCGAGCCGAGCTGGACTG TTGACAGAGACTTCATCACGATACGCCCGGAAGATCTCTGGCACGACCGCGCTGCAGGAAGCCctgaaggagaaacagcagcacattgaGCAGCTGCTGGCTGAGAGGGACTTGGAACGAGCAGAGATGGCCAAGGCCACCAGCCATATAtgtgaggtggagaaggagctgAGTGTCCTCAAGGCTCAGCACGTGCAG TATGTAACAGAGAATGAGAGTACCCTTCAACAAGTCAAAGCGATGTTGGCCAGCACACAGAAAGATAAACTGGAACTGGCCAATCAGcttgaagaagagaaaag GAAAGTGGAGGATCTCCAGTTCAGAGTAGAAGAGGAATCCATCACCAAAGGGGATCTGGAG CAAACTACAGTTGAAGAGCAGAGTCGTATCATGCAGCTGGAAGAGGAGCTTGTGCTCAGGAGAGCTGAGATTGTGAACCTTCAGGCTCAAGTCCGAGGGTCTGATTCAAGCTTGCAGCAGCCTAATGACAGTAACACTGCCCCTGGGTCTGACACCCAGCCAGAGACTTTACTTCTGCATGAGCAGCTGATGTCGGTGGGTCAGGAGCATTACAAGGCGAGCAGTGAACTTAAAGAGATGTATGAGGCAACTTTAGCAGCAAGACAGCAGGAGGTAGACTCGCTGAAGGCAGTGGTGGATAGACAAAACCAGGAGATCAGTGAGGTGAAGCAGAAAGTCCAACAGGCCACCAAGGAAAACATGGAAATGATGGACACCTGGAAG ACTAAATTTGACACTTTAGTAAGCGACCACCAGAGATCTCTAGAGGAGTTAAAGGCCTCACTGAGTAGTGACCATGCTACTTCAGGAGGCCAGGAGCAGGATGCCCAGGAGTTGAAAACCACGCTGGATAGCCTGAAGATGGAGCACCAGCTGGAGGTGGAGAATCTTAAGGCCAAGCATAAGATTGAAGCTGCAATTCTGACCAAGGAACGTGAAGACCTCTGTGCTCGCCTCCAGGAGGCCAAAAGCCAGCTGGCCGAGGGCAACCAGACAGTGAGGGCCGAAGTGGAGGACAAAAGCAGCAAGCAGGCCCTGGAGAATGTGACTGATAAGCTACAGAAGGCAGAGCAGAGACTGGCTGAGATGGAGAAGCTTCAGATGGAGCAGGACAAGAGCACAgaggagctgagagagagactggagcTGTCAGAGAAGAAGATGACAGACTACCAGGCTCTACAGAAAGCACAGGCAGAGAGCCAAGAGGAGGTCCGGAAACTGGAGGAGAAGCTGAGGGTGACGGCGAACCAGCTTCAGGCCATCCAGGCCGATCGCTATTCATCCCATGATGCAAAT GTAATAGAAGATAATGAACTTTCAGATGAGAAGATGAAGCTAAAACAGAATATTGAAG AAACAACGGAGAAGTTGttgaaaagggagaaagaggtCTCTGCTCTCACGTCCCAAGTTGAAGTCCTCAAATCGCAGATCGGAG cactggAGGGCAAAGTTTGCTCAGTGGAAAAGAAATCTGAAGTCCTGGCCAAAGAGAAGATGCGTgtggaggcagagctggagtcCATGACCAGGAAGTCTCACGATGCCTCCGGGCAGCTGGTCAGCATCAGccaggagctgctgaagaaAGAGAG GAGTTTAAACGAACTGAGGGTGTTACTCCTGGAATCACGGCGCCATTCACGGGACATGGAGAAAGACCTGAACCAAGAAGTGCACAAGGCTGAGTGGAAGGTCAAGGAGCAGAAACTCCAGGATGACATCAAAACCCTGCGAGAAAAGTTGCTCCTGCTG GGCCGAGAACGAGCTTCACCTGACCACCGGCGCTACTCCATGATGGACCCCTCAGCTCTCGACTCTGAGGTTAACCGCCTGCGCCAGCGGCTGCTCGGCACTGAGGATGCCCTGAGGAACGCCTTGGAACACAACAGGGAAGTCGACCAGCTGGTCCAGGCTATGCGCAGGCATCCAGATAAAAGCCCG